The nucleotide window ATGTTTTTGAATGGATTAGGGAAGCCATGGGAAGTCCTATGCATTCATTTTATTGAAAGATGAGTGATTTCCTGGAGAAGCTTTTCACTATAACATTGTATCTACAACTACATTGTCATTACCAAGGTTCCGTTTCCAAGGAATTGGATAGCTTGCACAACGCCATTTATGATAGGTAGTCTTAAAGGTTAAACTTCTAGTTCAACCAGGAAGTTTATAGGAAGCATGTAATCGAAATGATAGGTTTGTTGCAACCAACTACGGTTTAGAAATCGAAGCGATAAGCAATGTGATTCTGTAAGGTATAAACTTTGTTATTTGTAAACCTTCAATTTAAGTAAACTACTGAAGTTAACTTCTaaaaagtatgtacctactgctGCTTTAGCGATTGAATTATTGATAGACCATACTGAACGAAGGAATtggtaaatgaaaataattttattctgtCTCCCAGATTTTTTAGCCTCTTCCTAGCCATGTgaaataagtacctaggtatccTTCTATAAATGGCTGTTGCAACAACAATTTTTGCGTGTCATGACATTTTTATGCTAtgctatttttataaatgacaGCATCTTTATTTAGCTAAGTACCGAGGCTCCTTACTGTggggccttttcccaacttatCTTCCAGTCTAAACCAGCGGTTTACACGATACGAcaacctatctgacctcttcaagtCCGGGCAGCCCAACAGACTGTctgtcttctgactacctgtaatgaGCCAGGATCCACCAGCTTCTTTGTTACACTTTAAACCATGCTGCATCATTCGTCATGTAACCTCACTGGTgggaaatgaaatgaaatgcaaTATTAGTTATATAATGTTGTTATATCGTCGCTGCGTGGAACGCGAAGTGAGCTCGTGGTCACACGCAATGTTGCATTACCTACGATAATTTACATTGGGCCTATTTGCTATTTAAAACACTTCTATTTTTCCGGTTGATATTTCGCCTATTCGTgtatttttacgtaattttttaaatgGGTAAGTCTAtaaaatggaataaataaattacagttttCATAAATCTCCCGTGTAAAATGTGAAGTGCGTTTAATTAATGAGACATTTCCATTCAATTTGATCTGTATCTATTTTAAATATCTTACGTGTTAGCCACATTATTTGATCTTTAACATTCGACGTTGTATGAATTTCTACCtgatttaaatgttattatCATGCGAAAAACTACATTAATAACATTCAATAAATCATATTGTATAATGGCGTGTTAGGTAGATAACGATGTAAGTTAAGTCATAAAATATAACGTGTGTTAAATGATAATATATTTAGGTaatctttaataaaaaatagttacgattcaattattattgttgctTACACAATTTTtccttatacatatttattataagcaCCAACCGATATATTTAGGATAatacatagttatttgttatacaagagtgcaaagttgctttttaacggcttatgtttaactgatcaccagatatagtaacaaatagcagacataaatagtaaatgatcaccaaaatgaaactcgcattttaatgcaaaactataaccaaagttttaacactttgctatcctatttaagtgaaattactccaaaataaatcatgcgaaagccaaaaatagtaaatgatcaccaaaattagaccaccattttaaagtaagattaatttaagcaaaatgagtcgaaataaatcattgttatcccaaaagtagtaaatgatcaccaaaagaagtaaatgatcatcaaaattataccagcgttttaatataaaatgataatcaaagtttttacatcttgctatcctgttttagtaaactgactccaaaaaaataagttcggcccttttcctgcactagggtggaaaattgtctattgcatgcctctaaacagtacgataagagtgtgttgtcgaggaagtgtattgagaaacacattcttcttcttctttctccagccctgttcccaattttacttggggtcggcgcaatatgtcattttcttccattttcccctgtcactcgtcatactgacactcacgcatgcattgcaagccggacacataacttaatatggcaccataatactttatttggtaataagcctacattttatggcaatcacagtgacttatttaggaaaaaataatacattaatttggtcgtcaagagttggtgatcatttactaaatttggtggtcgaatacaatttaaagtgaagtcgtgactaaaatagctggtactattacatttttagactttatttttctggtgttcagtaattatttctggttacaaaactaagggtatcaaagcattttatggtggtcattatatttgttcccctttttaaccgcgggctcaattttgatgaccgttGTTTCAAGAATTAGAATCCTAATCcgaaattattttaagcagtattttatttgtttaatatgtatttgtttgaaaagtcttattaagattgtcacaaatggagtattgcacacgatgttctaaattcaaatcacattgccgctctagaggataaaaacggcttttgcgctcagatatcaaagggtaaaactactctttccgagatggtgggatgaaatatatatttttttctgaattatgtatttaatgttCATACATTACCAACACAATACAGTAAATATAAACTTATTATctgcaatgaaataaaaataatattttcttaaaaattccAGATTAAAACGCTCAAAGATCCGCGTGATCCTGGGCGACCACGACCAGACGATCACGACCGAGAGCGCAGCCATCATGCGCGCTGTCACAGCCATCGTGCGCCATCGCAGCTTCGACCCTGACTCCTACAACAACGACATAGCACTCCTCAAGCTGCGCAAGCCGGTGAACTTCTCCAGGATCATCAAGCCTGTTTGTTTGCCGCCTTCTGGTGAGTTATGGACATAGTTGCATAACTGAGAACGTAGATCTGTAGGTTACCCAATATTCTGTAAAAAATCCTTTAAAAGAGGcgaaatgtataaaaataataaaaaaaaatcttcatcttCCATTTCTATCATAAAGTTGGTTCTAGTTATTTTATGATATggtagtaagtattagaaaaagTTGAAGGAAGGTGGATCAATGAAGAACCCATCAAGTGGCTATGCTGATTAGTGTAATTCTCGTGAGAATAGAGACTAGTCTTATCACAGCATTGTTTCAGTTAGGTAAGGTCGACGATAAGTTTTAGGCACACTCCTAGACTGAAATACTGAAATTACTAAACTCTtcgacccagttacctggaCGACCCAATATCCCTAGTAATACTAGTTGTCTACTGGCttcagactacccgtaactactgccaaagatgttcaaataacagtcgggacctacagttgaAAAAACATAACgatacaaaacaaaatggaaGTCTATGTAACAATGAATGTAATACTCCCTTCCAGGCATAGATCCATCAGGCAAGGAAGGCGTGGTGGTGGGCTGGGGCCGAACATCGGAGGGAGGACAGCTGCCTGCCATCGTGCAGGAGGTACGGGTGCCGATCCTCTCGCTCAACCAGTGCCGGGGGATGAAGTATAGGGCCTCGCGTATTACTAACAACATGGTGAGTTCAAATTTATCTATTGTAGGCTGTTGACTTGGATAATTAAAAAAAGTCGCACTAGAAAAGATAATGGTCAGAGTTATGAAATCCCTCTTtgtggtaataaaaaaattaggaaAGATGTACGCCAAAGAAAGATCATACTTAGTTCCTGACGgcattttttaagttttacacGAATACCTAAGTACCATTTCTAAGGTCACACTCATACTGATTGCATAGGTAAAATGTCTTTTCTGGAAAAATGCTACGACTAATGTATCTAATTAAGTGGTCAAGTTATGTATAAAGTCTGCTGTTTGATTTTCAGTTATGTGCTGGCCGAGCATCGACAGATTCGTGTCAGGGCGACAGTGGTGGTCCCCTGCTCCTGCAACAGGGAGATAAATTCCAAATTGTTGGTACGTATCAATTGTGTTCCAGTTCTACCAATCCCGTTATCTTGGACACcgcatttataaatatgtatgaccAATGTTTTGTCATTCAAGAGAGATTTTCCACTTATCCCTAAATCTGCTTTCCACATTTTAATGAttgttcattaaaattattcttcAGTCCAGTTTGGAGAAGTCAGTAGCAGTGCCATCTCTTAAAGTTTACTTACTACGTCAACATACCTACTTTGGTATTCCTATGTATTTGAGTGCCGCAACTTAGACAGATGGCGCTTGTGTACATTCAAGTTATTTTCAGGTTTTCATCGATCGATTATTAATTTagcttaaataattatttctgcCTGTAAgccttttttgatttttttttaaggggATATACTCCCGAAAATCTTAAAGTTCCTCATCTCAAGATATTGTATGAGGATGTGACGTGAAGCATCAACATTTTATTCTTAAGTGTATTTTATATAGTATCTAAATATTACTTAGGTATTATCTCGTTTTGTCCTTTTTTACAGGTATCGTGTCATGGGGTGTAGGATGCGGTCGACCCGGCTACCCGGGAGTATACACGAGGATCACTCGATACTTACCCTGGCTTAGAGCTAACTTACGAGACACCTGTCTTTGCGGCAACTAATTAATGTCACAAGCAAAAGAACACGctgaacaatgtccttttacTGGAATACAAATCGAATAACTGATATTTCCAAATTATTAggctacatattttttatttatttaacacgcAAATAATGATTAGAtcttaaccgtcttaccacaaaaacttttaaacgtcagtttaagccttgtctaaaaaaatgtcaaattatgacgttgacatgatgatgatgatgatgatgtcctcctagccgattatcggctacggcggctgttctcatgtaaggagattagccaactacgcaggacatattatagtgcacgagcatttgcgcagacacaggtgcactcactattccttaactctcatagcccgatgggacggtaatccgacacgaccggagagagatcaggcgcaggaccgacatttacgtgctctccgatgcacgggtgtatcaatcaccagcttccaggctccgggctgctttgtgaaagtcttctaaaacccacaaagcgatttcggcccgactcgggaatcgaacccgagacctcatgctcagcagccgcactagcgacagctagaccaacgaggcagacgagacgttgacatatggctcattttgcagccacaatttttttagacaggtgtaaatcaggtgtttaagtttttgtagtaaggccataatagTTTAGGAATGTTTATTGTACATACACAAATCGACATTTAATTTATAAGTCTAAATAGCTAGACTaacgttattttattaatgctaTTTGTACATATtgtacctataaataataatttaagtgccaagttattataattaagttattataattatgttcaaATGTAATGAGTACCTAACATtcactaataaatataatttagtgtCAACAAGAGCCAAATCTGAAATAATACTCTTAGTTTAGAAGTTCCATATAGATGTTACAAGATTTTAGATACGATAGAATAGTTTCGATATCAAAACTTTGCTGTCGTAATAATCATATAGGCACTTATTATTCACAATGAAAATGCAAAATTCATATCTAAAAATAGAATTGTAACAAATAATGGAgtatgtaatttaattctcatGGAAAAAATGAGGATTATTTCATGATCGATATTAGATTGCCAGTAGGCTGTAGCAAATTAGAGAAAATAATATCATTCAATTGAGTCCTTGGTCTCAATTGATTCCGAGATAATTAAGATCCCAAAATAAGTGTTTCAAAATAGCCTTCTCATTTAAAAATACCTCTGTTTCATGTTCTTTAGTCTATAGCTCTTTATGTTAGAACTTTTTTATACCTCCTATAGCTAAACTTAGGTAGTACCCATATTCAGTAAATAATGGTTCTCATCtttaatcatttattaacaAATCATTTTCTGTTTTCATTAGGCTATAAACTTATgttaaaaaatgatatttaataCATCGCGTGCCAAACGTAAGTGTATCAAAATATCGCATTTTGTGACAAAGTCATGACATTTATTAAcactatttttaattactttaaggCCCAAATACATGGCAACATAaacttcagttttcttaaaacaactgtttactatgaattttcacgttcagtTTTCAAAgtagtaaacatttgttttaagagAAACAGGCGTTTATGTAGTTGATGAAAAGGGACCTAAATTAACTTGTTTTATTAATCGTAAGTTAAATTACTTCGGACAGGCCGGTGGTGCAGATTACCATTAGAAATTAAGACGTTATTGCTTTAGTGTTTATTGTACTTTTTTGTACATAATGttctatttttatgaataatttaattttgtaataatcgatttgttaaaaataattattagtcCTAAAGTGTTATCTTTACTTTGTTCCCAGAAAAAGACAAAATATTACCAATTTAGTTTTTGTTCTGACTTGGTTTCCATTCAATTGcaaaaattcttgttttttttttcattctgaaAGATATTGTATTTCACCATACTTA belongs to Helicoverpa zea isolate HzStark_Cry1AcR chromosome 11, ilHelZeax1.1, whole genome shotgun sequence and includes:
- the LOC124634739 gene encoding trypsin-1-like, which produces MITTSSRPRIPTKMCQWSIVTITYVVLALQSYDAREISSPDAATLDNHVRVSSGNRTQRFLFDAIFGLEVPILEEQSVEDEEEDNQIKNCSCECGRANPLPRKMECGGSNQENRIVGGMPAGANRYPWMARIVYDGQFHCGASLLTKEYVLTAAHCVRKLKRSKIRVILGDHDQTITTESAAIMRAVTAIVRHRSFDPDSYNNDIALLKLRKPVNFSRIIKPVCLPPSGIDPSGKEGVVVGWGRTSEGGQLPAIVQEVRVPILSLNQCRGMKYRASRITNNMLCAGRASTDSCQGDSGGPLLLQQGDKFQIVGIVSWGVGCGRPGYPGVYTRITRYLPWLRANLRDTCLCGN